The genomic interval TGGCTTCGGTAATGGCATTTCCCCACTCCCAGTCCCAACCGCCATAGGTGTTGGACCATAATTTATCGCCTTCGGCATTTAACTTGATCACGAGGAAATCATAAGTGCCGTGGTTACCGATGGCGTCGCCATTGTCCGACTCCGATTTTCCAGAAATTAAAATCCCTCCGTCACGGGATTCAATCACTTGGGTGAGAGTCTCATTGGAAGTTCCGCCGAACTTTTTTTGCCATTTAACTTTGCCGTCGGGGGAAATTTTCGCCACCCACCAGTCGTAAGCGCTTAAATTTTGAGAGCAAAGCGGGTCGGTGTTGTAAACCGTACCGCCCACGAGGATATCGCCCTTTGAGGTGACAGTGATCGAGGCTGCGAAATCGGGCCCTGCACCGCCAAAATTCTTTTGCCAGAGAATATCTCCCTTGGAATTAATTCGAACTAACCAGATGTCACTCAGTTGTTTTTTTCCCAGGGCATCTCCATCCTCTGAGCTCGACGTTGCGGTGAAGACAAACCCACCATCGGGAAGAGCGGCGATGGCAGCGCCTTGATCATTTTTAGAGCCCCCATAAGTTCGGGCCCAAATTTTTTCGCCATTCCAACCGGTTTTCACAACCAGGACATCGTTTTCGCCTTGATGGTTTTTAATATCTCCGTCTTCGGATTTCGTCGTCGCCACAAAAGCGTAACCGTCGGTGGTGCGCACAAGGGCTTGAGGACTGTCCTGCGGGCGATCATCTTTAGATCCGCCATAATTCTTAAGCCATTCGACCGAAGGAGGATGTTGAGTCTTAACTGTTGAGGTTTCTTGAGTCTTTGATGGATCCGCAATTTTAAATTTTAAAGGATCTACATTCACGATCCAAAAGTCATAGTCACCCGAGGAGCCCTTGACATCGCCATCGGTAGATTCAGTTTCTCCGACAATGACCACGCTCCCATCGGGAAGTTGCACGGAAGAGGATCCCAGCCCTGGAATTTCGTAACTGCTCCCGCCCATAGTTTTTTGCCCTAAAATATTTCCTTTGGAATCCACTCGCAAGATATAGAAGTCGGCACTACCGCGATTTTTATCCACATCACCATCATGAGAGGCCGAGGATCCCGCCATCACATAACTTCCGTCTTTCAACTGCAGGGCCGTGTGGAGGAATTCATCAACTTCGCCCCCATAAATTTTGGTCCACTCGCTTTCTCCATTTTGATCTAACTTGACCAAGAAATTGTCGTATTCGCCGATGATGCGCGCTCCTTCGACGTCCCAAGAGTAAGTGTAGCCCGCAAAAAGATAGCCGCCCTCTTGGCTCACGAGGATGGCGCTTCCCCAATCCCACATCGATCCGCCGAGGGTTTTTTGCCACTGGATCGCGCCGGAGGAATCAAATTTCACCACCCAGGCATCGTACTCGCCCATAAAGTTTGTCACATCGCCGTCAAAACTTTCCGTACGGCCCACCGTGATCCCACCGCCATCGGCGGTGGCGGTGATTTGGGAAATGTACTCTTCGTTCGTTCCGCCGTAAGACGCCACCCAAAGAATTTTTCCATCAGGAGAGAGTTTGGAGATCAGATAATCGCGCGTTCCTCCACAACCGTGGTGATGATTTTTTGATTGAGGCCCAGCAATATCGCCGTCCATCGAATAAGAATCGCCACCGACTAGAATGTGTCCATCCATTAAAACAGAAACGGTCTGCCCGGTGTCTTCCGCGGTGCCACCGATCGAACGCTCCCATTCGATGGTGTTGTCGTGTCGTAACTTAACGACCCAAATATCAGAGTTTTCCTTAGAGCCGTGGTGGCCTTTCACCGCTCCGTCAGTGGAGCGAGACGTTCCCACTAAAACAAGTCCACCGTCGGGAGTGCTCGCTACAGCCGCCGCCGAATCGTAACTGGATCCACCCACATCCACTTGGCGAAGAAAGCGACCTTTGGAAGTGTATTCCACAAGAGTAAAGTCCGAGTTATGCTCCAGGGGATTCGACGGGGCAGGGCCACCGAGTTTTTCGTATTCGCCGACAACAACGATGTTGCCATTCTTTCTTAAAGCGACACCTTTACCCGAATCATATTTTTTGCCGCCAAAAGTTTTCGTCCAAGCACTCGCCGAGCGGGGAGTGGCAAAGATCAGGGCGAGTGCGAAGATAGAGAGTGCGGTCAAAAAGTAAAATTTTTTCATACAGCTTCCCTTGATGGAGAGGTCTTAAGTCGCTTGATATTTGTTCGGAAAATGGATTTTTTGCAAGCTTTAGCTGGAGGTTTGGAGCGAATTCATCTTCTGTGGATTGGATAGCTCCATTGTAATGGGTATGTAAATTTGGGGAGGAGATCAGGGTGGCTTGTGTTCTATTGCCCTCAACGCTAAAGCTGCACTCAGAAACCGTTGCCCAGATCTAAACAAAGGAGCTTTTGTGAAGTTATTCAGTCTAGTCGTTCTTATTATGATTTTCGCCCCCACATCTAGTTATGCAATTCCTTCGCTCAATTCCAACGATCGCAAAGAATGCATCCAACGCGTTCAAATCGAGTGTCGCAGTGGGATCTCACGTGTTGATAGAGCCTTCTTTACTTATGACCATGGCTATATCTGGAACATGCGCCTTAAAAATGGGGGATCCGCTTTTTGCGCGCGCCAAGTGATCGTCGATTGGATGGATTAGACCTCTAGCCCCCCACCAGCAACTCAGGTCCTCACCACGGTTCGTTGCTTCGCATTTGAGTAATTCTTTGTGAGAACCGCGAAATGAAGCGGACTTTGTCTTTTGGAATCAATACTCCTTGAGCGGTCTTAAAAGACCCTCAAGACCGTTCAGTTTAATTTCGTAGAGTATGGCCAATAGCTCTCCTAATTCTCCCTCGGGAAAGCCCGTCTTAGAAAACCACACCACATAAGATTCAGGAAGATCCATCATCCGGTAGCCCTTGTACTTCCCGTAGGGCATTTTCCAATTGGCAAGTTTAACTAAGCACTCTGTATCGAACATCAGAGCATCGTAGGATTAAACGGAGGGTTTATCAATGCGTTCTGATAAAAATTGTCTTGTTCCCCGGTCAATTTCTTCGTAAATGTGGAATTCGGTAAGATTCACCCCTAGTCGAAGGAATATTTGTGAGCGGGCGCAGAATAGTGATCATCGGCGGTGGCGCCGCAGGATTTTTTACGGCCATCAATGCCGCCGAAAACTTAAAATCCAAAGGCCTTCCGGGAGAGGTGCAACTTTTAGAGCTCTCGGGGAGCACACTCAAAAAAGTCAGAATCTCTGGCGGCGGCCGCTGCAACGTCACGCATAATCTGTTCGAACCTCGCGCCTTCTGCGAGCGTTACCCGCGAGGGGCTAAAGAACTCCTCTCAGCGTTTCAAAGATTTCAAGCCAAGGACACGCTGGAGTGGTTCGAAAAGCGCGGAGTCCCTATCGTTGCCGAAGAGGACGGGCGCATGTTTCCCGTTACAAATAGTTCAGAGACCATCATCGAATGTTTTACCGAGGCCGCGCGCGCCGCGGGCGTAAAGCTGCAATTGCATCACAAGGCCGAGGCCGTTCGCAAGAACGAGGACGGGACACTCACGGTGGAGATTCGCAACAGTGACACCATCATCGCCGATGCCGTCATGATCGCGACGGGCAGTAGTGCTCAAGGTTACGAGCTTGCCAAAAATGTAGGGCACACCATTACCGAGCTTGCACCGTCGCTATTTAGTTTTAAAGTGACCGACCCCTTGCTCGAAGAGCTCTCAGGCTTAAGCTTCGAAAACGCCGAAGTGAAATTGCTGATCCCTAACGAAAAGCCATTTAAGGAACGGGGACCTCTGCTCATCACCCATTGGGGAGTGAGTGGACCCGCAGTCTTAAAAATCTCCGCATGGGCCGCACGCGAAATGCTCCATGCCGACTACAAAGCCGATCTCAAGGTGAATTGGCTCGGAGCTCAACGCATTGACGAAGTTTTAGATCTGCTCAAGAGCATAAAATCCCAGGCCGTCAAATCCCAGGTCCACAATATCTATCCCGAACAGTTGGCCAAACGCTTCTGGGTGAAAGTTTTAGCCAAAGCCCAAGTCTCCGAAGACAAGCGTTGGGCCGATGTCTCTAACAAAGAAATACAGCAAATCGCCGAAGTCCTTTTCGCCACCGAATTTAAAGTCTTAGGAAAAAATAGATTCAAAGACGAATTTGTCGAATGCGGAGGAGTCTCCCTCAAAGAAATCGATTTTAAAACCATGCAGAGCAAATTAGTCCCAGGCCTTTATTTCGCCGGCGAAGTCCTCGATGTCGACGGAATCACTGGCGGCTTCAACTTCCAAAACGCTTGGACCGGCGGCTGGATCGCCGCGCAGAGTATGGTTGGTTAGATATTGATCTCTTCGACATTGCATAAAATCTCTAGATGTTAACGGAAAAGGCACCTCATCTGATGTACCTACAAATCAATTCGTTCGTTACATGTATATGACCTCAAAGGTCAAAACTTAAACGGACCGGAGAAAATTGCTGTGAATTGAAGATCTGTTTGCAGTCCGTGGGCCACCGTCGCTTTTTTTAGTTAAATACACTTAAACTTTATCGAACGAGCAGGCGAGAGCAGCAGTTGTAATTGGCACTATTACTTTTTGGATATTTGTTAATGAGGATTCTGATTTTTTTAAATCTATCAGCGCAATTCAAATTAGACATTGTTAATTTACTTCTTGATCTTGAGCTATATTGAGACCAGCAGCGGTTAATTTGTTTTCTTAAATTTATGTTTATTAAGTTCTTTTAAATAATTATCCAGATATTTATGCAGTTTTTTGACTTCACCTAAAGATAAAAAAAAGTGTTCATGATCTGGCTTATCTTTGTTTGGAACCGCTAGAATATTCAATAGCCAGCTTTTTGCAGAATTCGAATCGTCATCATAGTCGCCTGAAAAGGATATGTAACCACGATTTTTTTCGAACTTTAATTGTTTTTGCAGTTTGTGTTTGCTAAAATTAGCTAACTTAATCTTCATATTCGTTCCTTGTGCTACTGCACTTTAGATCAGACTCCGGATGGTAATAAATCGAAAAAGAAGAGTCAAATTTTAGGATAATCGTTTATGATAGGGAGCTTAAATTGATATAGCAAAAGTTTTATCATCCTTTATGACGTCACATAGTTTATCTATTTTTAGGAAGTATTATCTGATTGTTTCGACAACAATATCGATAAATCAATTATTTATAAAAACTCATTTTCCAACCGTAGAACCGTAGAACCATTTTTTGACGATATGTATAGGATTAAATTGGAAAGGTAAATGGGGTTCGCGGTCAATATCTGAATGATCAAAAAATGGTGGCGTTGGACCAAAGACAGGCGCACAAAGCAAAACAACCACTCATCACCATGATACTATTAGATTTTTCCCAAAAACAAAAGAACGAATTTTTGCAGTTTGTGCTCCGCTTTACATAGCGGGATACTCTTTGCGAGAGATTCAAGAGCAAACAGGATTTGCAAAATCATCGATCCGTGAATCGCTGCGGTCTCATGGCTACACACTTAGGCCAACAAGAATTGGACCGAACCATCATGGATCGCAGTCCTTGCCTCGTCGTTCCCCGGTCTTACCTTATGGCTACGGTTGGCTTGATGGAAGGCTAGTGCCCGATCCAAGCGAATATCGAGTGGTCCAAAAAATACTTCAGCTTTGGCAAAAGGGCGAGAGTTCGCGGTCCATCGCAAATATTTTAAATGATCAGCAGATCAAATCTCGAAGTTCCAAAAAATGGTTTCACGGTCTTGTTATTTCGATTGTTAAGCGTCATCAACAAAGAGGAGAGTCTCATGATTCCAAATAAACTTATCGAAGCAGTTGTGATTTTTGTTTTTCTTACTGCTGCTACAGGTCAGCTGCCGCGGCTTATTAATTCTGTTCGGATGGCGCAATTTCAAGTGCTCAAAGAGTCCAGATCCTCCAACTGGGGCAAGCCACCTTTGTTGCTCCTAAAGAAATGAATGCTTTTATGTGAAAATTGGACAAGTGTTTCGTTCCTCAAAAGAGATTTCTCAAACCAATGTCTGCTAAGGATTTAGAAAGACTATTATTTATGCAATCGCATGCAAGTTAACGTTTGCCATAATCTTGCTTACTAGGTAAGCTAAGTACCATGAATTCTAAAAAGCCAGCCGCTGCTCGATTCCGAAATCTTAGGTCGTTATTGGAGCTTTCTCAGCGTGGTCTTGCACGTGAGTTTGGTGTGTCCGCTGCTGCTGTTGCTCATTGGGAATCAGGCTCTAGACAGGCTTCTGGTCCGGCCCTCAAACTTCTTGAAATCTTCGAGAAGCAATATGCCAGGAGTCTCTACAAGCGGGATGAATTGAGGGCCGAATAGTGTCTGCTGATTTGATAAAACAACTTCTTCGAGCATATGCGAACAATGATTCCGATCTCTTTCGTAAGAGCGCCTTGCAAATAGCGGCCAATGAAAGTCGTATAGGCCACTCTAAGCTGGCCGAAGAGTTGCGCGAGTTGATCTCTAAAATGCCAGAGAGATCAGAGATGATTTCTGAGCCGATCAATATCGCACAACCCCGAGGCGAATTGGCTGAGTTGATCGAATGTACTTTCCCCCAAGAGGGTTTTCGTAACGTGGTTCTTGGAGAAGAAAATGAAGCTACACTAAAGCGCATAGTTCTTGAAAATCGCCGGCGCTCAACCCTGCAAGATTTTGGAGTGCAGGCGACTCGTAGACTGCTTTTCTTTGGCCCACCAGGTTGCGGAAAGACCCTAACTGCGAGAGTTCTAGCTGCCGAACTTGGTCTTCCACTCATGACTGTTCGCTTCGACGCCCTTTTCTCAAAGTTTCTTGGAGCTACAGCAACTCACCTGCGAACCATATTTAATGAAATGTCCAGACGTCCGGCAGTTTATTTTTTCGATGAGTTTGACGCCATCGGAAAACATCGCTCAGACGCCGTTGATGTCGGTGAAGTAAAGCGAGTTGTAACTTCATTCTTGCAGATGCTAGATGCTGATCGAAGTCAGAGCCCAATTATTGCGGCAACTAATTTTGAAGATTTAATTGATCGAGCACTACTGAGACGCTTTGATTCAGTTGTCAGCTTCCCCCTACCAACTAAACAGCAGATTCAATCACTGATTTCGACTAGGTTCGCCCAGTTCGAAATTGGCTCCGCATACTTAACCAAAATTGGCCAACAGTCTGTGGGTTTGAGCTTTGCCGACATTGCCAGAGCCTGTGACGATGTTATCCGCAATATGGCTTTATCTAATCGAAATACGCCAAATCAAGAGGATTTGAAATGGGCCTTTGATCTCCTTGGGGAACGAAAAGTTTTACTGAAACCCAAGCGTAAGAGATAACCTATGGCGGACAAAAAATTACCGTTCATTTTTTCCAAAATGAAGGCGCCGAAAAAATTTACGTCTATTCGCCAGTTCTTTCCGAAAACCCCATTGCCTCCTAGGAATCCCAAAGAACACAGAAAATATCTTTTGGATCAACTCTCCAATGTAGAAAAGCATATTCAATCTAAGTCCAAAAACAAATTGGCTGAAGCAAAAGGAGCTGTCGTCGCTGTCAAGCGTGCAGAGGGTTCCCAGCTCAAGGTTGACAGCCTAGGTGACAAGCTCAGTGGTGTTCGGGTTTTATTTGATATTCCTGAGGAGCGAACGACTATTCTAGATGTCTCTAAAGGCGATCTCTCCGCTCTAAAGAAAAAAATCAACGCTTATGGCGAAAAACCCAAAGTTTCCTCAAGAAGCAAAAGTAAAGTTCCGAAACCC from Bdellovibrionales bacterium carries:
- a CDS encoding NAD(P)/FAD-dependent oxidoreductase; this encodes MSGRRIVIIGGGAAGFFTAINAAENLKSKGLPGEVQLLELSGSTLKKVRISGGGRCNVTHNLFEPRAFCERYPRGAKELLSAFQRFQAKDTLEWFEKRGVPIVAEEDGRMFPVTNSSETIIECFTEAARAAGVKLQLHHKAEAVRKNEDGTLTVEIRNSDTIIADAVMIATGSSAQGYELAKNVGHTITELAPSLFSFKVTDPLLEELSGLSFENAEVKLLIPNEKPFKERGPLLITHWGVSGPAVLKISAWAAREMLHADYKADLKVNWLGAQRIDEVLDLLKSIKSQAVKSQVHNIYPEQLAKRFWVKVLAKAQVSEDKRWADVSNKEIQQIAEVLFATEFKVLGKNRFKDEFVECGGVSLKEIDFKTMQSKLVPGLYFAGEVLDVDGITGGFNFQNAWTGGWIAAQSMVG
- a CDS encoding DUF3820 family protein — its product is MFDTECLVKLANWKMPYGKYKGYRMMDLPESYVVWFSKTGFPEGELGELLAILYEIKLNGLEGLLRPLKEY
- a CDS encoding recombinase family protein encodes the protein MREIQEQTGFAKSSIRESLRSHGYTLRPTRIGPNHHGSQSLPRRSPVLPYGYGWLDGRLVPDPSEYRVVQKILQLWQKGESSRSIANILNDQQIKSRSSKKWFHGLVISIVKRHQQRGESHDSK
- a CDS encoding helix-turn-helix domain-containing protein, producing the protein MNSKKPAAARFRNLRSLLELSQRGLAREFGVSAAAVAHWESGSRQASGPALKLLEIFEKQYARSLYKRDELRAE
- a CDS encoding ATP-binding protein: MSADLIKQLLRAYANNDSDLFRKSALQIAANESRIGHSKLAEELRELISKMPERSEMISEPINIAQPRGELAELIECTFPQEGFRNVVLGEENEATLKRIVLENRRRSTLQDFGVQATRRLLFFGPPGCGKTLTARVLAAELGLPLMTVRFDALFSKFLGATATHLRTIFNEMSRRPAVYFFDEFDAIGKHRSDAVDVGEVKRVVTSFLQMLDADRSQSPIIAATNFEDLIDRALLRRFDSVVSFPLPTKQQIQSLISTRFAQFEIGSAYLTKIGQQSVGLSFADIARACDDVIRNMALSNRNTPNQEDLKWAFDLLGERKVLLKPKRKR